TTTGACTAGAGGAAAAAAATATGAGAATTCGAGGCATAGTTTATGGAATTTCGAGGTACGTATGACTTTTTTAATAATACAACAACATTGAGTAGAGCGCTCACTTTATATTATGGTGGTTGGGAAATTTGTAAATCGTTACATAGTTTTGGGCCAGCTATAAGACAGCATTATTTATTGCATTATGTGACAAAAGGAAAGGGCAAATTATGGATTAATGATGCTCAAAATACTTGTTATGAAATTGGGGAAAATACGATATTTTTGATAAGACCAGGCGTTATTACTACATATACAGCGGATAAAGACGAGCCTTGGGAATATTGCTGGATTTGTATAGACGGCTATGATGTGCCAGATATTTTACGAGATTGTGGTTTTTCCGAGAACAATTTATTATTTTTTGATAAAAGTGATGGAAAAGTTAGAAATGCTTTACTCAAATTTGTGTTTTCTTGCAGACGTAACAAACATAATAAATATACAATGTTGAGTTTACTGTACAATTTTTTTGCTCATATGAAAAAAGAATTAAAAAAAGAAAATGTAAAATCTATCTACGTAGAAAAAGCTATAGATTATATTTTTGAAAATTATAATAAGAATATCACTATAGCCGATATATCAAATTATCTAAATATAGATAGAACGTATTTATATCGCTTGTTTAAAAAGGAATGTGGTATTTCACCGCAAAAGTATTTGCTAAATTTTCGTTTAAGAGTGGCTGTAAATAAATTAGAATGTACTCAGCTTTCAATTATGGAGATTGCTGAACTTTGTGGTTTTAATGATGTGTCATCTTTTTGTCATCAGTTTAAGAAGGCTTATAATGATACACCACTTAATTATCGCAAATATCCTCGACCAGATTTGAGTATATAAAAAAACCGGACAGATGTCCGGCTTTTTTTATTAAAAGAAAAGCCCTTAGTATTATACTAAGGGGTGAGTAAAGAATGTATATAAGTCCTAGCAAAAAAATTATATTAGATTTTTAAAAGTTTGTCAATACAAAATATAAACAAAATCGATTTAAATATAGATTTTATATATTCAAGGATTAGATTTTAATCTATGTTATTTAAAATAGCTTCAGTCATAGTTTTTGTATCAGCTTTTTTGAAGCCTTCTTTATATAAATCTAATGTGCGATATCCTTGAGCTAAAGCTTTATCTACAGCTTGTTCAATATCATCAGCAGCTTTATCTTCATTGAGAGAATAACGAAGTAACATAGCAGCAGATAAAATTGTAGCAACTGGATTTGCAATGCCTTTGCCTGCAATATCTGGTGCAGAACCATGAATTGGTTCATAAAGGCTAGTAGAAAAACCGATGCTTGCAGATGGTAACATGCCGATAGAACCACTTAAAACAGCTGCTTCATCGCTTAAAATATCGCCAAAGAGATTGCCTGTAACAATTACATCAAATTGAGATGGATTGATAGCAAGCTGCATAGCACAGTTATCTACATAAAGATTATCAAGTGCAACTTCTGGATAATTTTCAGCAACTTTAGCTGTAGTTCTTCTCCAAAGTCTGGAAGTTGCAAGAACGTTGGATTTATCAACGGAAGTTACTTTGTTTCTGCGTTTTTTAGCAGCTTCCATAGCGAATTTTACAATGCGTTCAACTTCTGGTACGGAATAGTTTTCTAAGTCCCAAGCGCGTTCAGCACCGTTGTGAATTTCACTTTCACATTTATCACCAAAGTAAATTCCACCGATTAATTCGCGCACGATTAAAATATCTGTGCCTTTGACGATATCTTCTTTAAGTGGAGAATATTCAACGAGTGCATCAGCCACTTTAACAGGGCGAAGGTTAGCATAAAGACCAAGGCCTTTTCTAAGTCCTAAAACAGCTTTTTCTGGACGAAGTGCTGGGTCTACATTGTCCCATTTTGGCCCGCCAACTGCGCCGAATAATACAGCATCAGCTGCTTTAGCTGCGTTTAAAGTTTCATCAGGAAGTGGAGTACCGCATAAATCATAAGCTGTACCACCTGCTGGATGTGTTTCGAATTCTAAATCTAAATTGTATTTTTCAGATACTTTTTTTAAAACGGCTACAGCGCTGTCAGTGATTTCACTGCCAATGCCATCGCCAGGAATTACAACGATTTTTCTGCTCATGAACATTAACCTTTCTGTTTAATATAGTTTATAAGTCCGCCAGCTTTAGCGATTTCTTGAACAAATCCAGGAAGTGGAACGGCATGGAATGTATCACCAGTGGTTAAATTTTCAATAGTACCAGTAGAAATATCAACGCGTAATTTATCATTAGCATGGATTTTTTCTACATCATCGCCGATTTCTAAAAGTGGAAGACCTGTGTTAATGCTGTTTCTGTAGAAAATACGTGCAAAGCTTGCAGCGATTACAACAGTGATGCCACTAGCTTTGATTGCAACTGGAGCATGTTCACGAGAAGAGCCACAACCGAAGTTTTTGCCGCCGACCATGATATCGCCTGCTTGTACATTAGTGGCAAATGTTTCATCAATGTCCACCATGCAATGAGAAGCGAGTTCTTTTGGGTCAAATGAATTTAAATAACGAGCTGGAATAATTACATCTGTATCAATATTGTCGCCATAGCGCCAAACTTTTCCTTCTAATTTTTCTGCCATTTTATTTAACCTCCTCAGGAGTTGCTATTTTGCCTAAAATTGCACTAGCTGCCGCAACGAATGGGCCTGCTAAATAAACTTCACTGTCAACGTGTCCCATACGACCGCGGAAGTTACGGTTTGTAGTGGAAACGCAACGTTCGCCAGCAGTCATGATACCCATATGAGCACCGAGGCAAGGACCGCAAGTAGGTGTGCTTACAGCGGCGCCAGCTTCGATAAATGTATCGATATAACCAGCATGAATAGCATCTAAGTACACTTGTTGACTACCAGGAATAATGATGCAACGAACATGTGGATGAACTTTATGTCCTTTGAGAATAGAAGCTGCGATTGCGAGGTCTTCCAATCTGCCATTTGTACAAGAGCCGATTACAACTTGGTCGATAGTGATAGGTTCTTTAATGGATTCAACAGTATGTGTATTTTCTGGAAGATGAGGGAACGCTACAACAGGTTTTAATTCAGAAAGATTGATTTCTACTGTTTGGCAATATTTAGCATCTGGGTCAGCAGATACGACTTCATATGGTTTAGTTACGCGGTCTTTGATATATTCAAGAGTTTTTTCATCAACTGGGAATATGCCGTTTTTAGCACCAGCTTCAATAGCCATATTAGCGATAGTTAAACGGTCAGTCATAGAAAGTTCACTGATGCCATCGCCTGCAAATTCAAGAGATTTATATAAAGCGCCATCTACGCCAATCATGCCGATTAATGTGAGCATTACATCTTTACCGCAGATATTAGCTGGTTTTTTGCCTGTGATATTTACTTTAATACTTTCAGGAACTTTAAACCAAGCTTGACCAGTAGCGAGAGCAACACCGAGGTCTGTAGAACCTACGCCAGTGGAGAAACCGCCGAGAGCGCCATATGTACATGTATGGGAGTCAGCGCCAATTGTGAGCATACCAGGAGCTACGATACCTTTTTCTGGTAAGATAACGTGTTCAATGCCGACACGACCTACTTCAAAGTAGTTTACAATATTGTTTTTATGAGCAAAATCACGCACGATTTTAGAAAGACCAGCTGATTTAATATCTTTGTTAGGTGTAAAGTGGTCTGGTACGAGAGCAATTTTTGTATTATCGAATACAGGTTTACCGATTTTTTCAAATTCTTTAATTGCAGGTGGAGCCGTTACATCATTAGCAAGAACCATATCGAGGTCACAAGTAATGAGCTGTCCCGGTGTTACCTGAGAAACTCCAGCATGTTTTGCCAGAATTTTTTCTGTCATTGTCATTCCCATGGAATATCCCTCCAAATTTTATTTTAAGTTAACAAATTAACAATATCATTAAAAGATATAATATTACAAATAAAAAAAATTTGTCAAGAGTAATGTTTTTTATTGGCTTTTTGTAAAAATTTATTACAAATAGTATTTTATAGATGTATTTTTAGTGGGCGATGATTTTAAGAAAAATATTTTAGTTTAGTAGTATAGAAGTTTTATTAAAAAATAAATATTGGTTTATACTAATACTTATGATAAAATTTTTCTATAGAAAAAAGAAACCAATATAAAGGAGATGGTGTAATGAAAAAATATTTGAGTTCTATGGTTATTATGATGTGTATTTTGTTGTCAGTAACGGTGGTTAGTGCTGAACAGGCTGAATGGAAAGCAGAAGATTATGATATAGATAAAATACAGAAAATATATATTGAATACGATATAGATAAAAATGATGGTGTATCATTTTCAGATTTAGAGAATTTAAAAATTCTACAATCTTTAAATGAGAATAGAAAATATATGAAAAAATATAAACTTGTGAATAATAAAGATATGGCAGATGCAGTATTGTCCATAAAGATGTTAAGTTGGGGAACGAATAAACATTGGGCAAATGAACAAAAAGTTACACAAAATCAAACGATTAGTCATAAAGATAAAGATGGAAAAATGTCATCTGTGACAATTCCTGTAATAGTGACTAATCCAGGGTATTATTATTATACGCAGTATTTTTCAGCTAAATTTGTATTAAAAGATAAAGAAGATAATACTATCTTTGAAAGAGTAGATAATAGAGAAGATGAAAAAAAGGCATATGATATGTTTAATCGAGCAGTGAAAGATTTTTATAAAGATGTCAATTCTTTAAAATAAAATGTAAATTTGTATACTAAACTCTTGCAAAAAATTATCCTATATGGTAAGGTATTAATCAGCGACTTAAAATATAAAATACCGTGAAAAGGATTAGTAAAAATTTTTGAACTTGTAGAGAGCTGTTGATTGGTGCAAAACAGTAGGAATGAAATTTTGAACTCACCTTGGAGTAGCTGACTGAAAGCTATGGTTGATAGTTAGTAGGAAAAGCCGGAACCTGACCGTTATAAAGGATAATGAGTGCATGCAGTATTTTAATGCTGCATGAATAAGAGTGGTAACGCGTAAGTAATAGCTTTCGTCTCTGGTGGAGATGGAAGCTTTTTTTATTATATAAATTTAGTAAATGGAGGAATCTTTCAATGATGAATGTGAATAAATACACTAAAGGTTATTTTATGCCACCTGTTGTGGATATGAATTGGGCAAAAAAAGAATATCCAGATAAAGCACCAATTTGGTGCAGTGTAGACCTTCGTGATGGCAATCAGGCACTTATCATTCCGATGAGTCTTGATGAAAAAATAGAGTTTTATAAACATTTGGTTGCTATAGGATTTAAAGAAATTGAAGTTGGTTTTCCAGCAGCTTCTGAAACTGAATATGAATTTTTGCGTACTCTTGTAGAAAAAGATTTAATCCCTGATGATGTAACAGTTCAGGTATTAACTCAGGCTCGTGAACACATCATTAAAAGAACATTTGAAGCTTTAGATGGTGTAAAAAATGCAATTGTACACGTATATAACTCTACTTCTGTAGCTCAGCGTCAACAAGTATTTAAAAAATCAAAAGAAGATATTAAAAAAATCGCTATTGATGGTGCAATTATGTTGAAAGAGCTTACAGAACAAGCTGGAGCTAAATATCGTTTTGAATATTCACCAGAAAGCTTTACTGGTACAGAACCAGAATATGCACTTGATGTATGCAATGGTGTACTTGATATTTGGAAACCACAAGCTGATAGAAAAGCAATCATCAATTTGCCAGCAACAGTACAGATGTCTATGCCACATGTATATGCTTCTCAAGTAGCATATATTTCTCAAAATCTTAAATATCGTGATAACGTTATATTATCACTTCATCCACATAATGATAGAGGCACAGGTGTTGCTGATTCTGAAATGGGTATTTTAGCTGGTGCTGACCGTATTGAAGGTACATTATTTGGTAATGGTGAACGCACAGGTAATGCTGATATCGTAACAATTGCTATGAATATGTTTGCACTTGGCGTTGACCCTAAACTTGATTTTTCTCATATGACAGACCTCATTGAAATGTATGAACGCGTAACACGTATGCACGTTTATGAACGTCAGCCATATTCTGGAAAACTCGTATTTGCAGCATTTTCTGGTTCACATCAAGATGCTATCGCTAAAGGCATGAAATGGCGCGAAGAACATAAAGAACCACATTGGACTGTACCATATCTCTTAATTGACCCAGAAGATGTTGGTCGTCATTATGATGCTGATGTTATTCGTATTAACAGCCAATCTGGTAAAGGTGGCGTAGCTTATGTAATGGAACAAAGCTATGGTTTGGATATTCCTAAAAAAATGCGTGAAGATTTTAGCTATCGTGTAAAAGATGTGTCTGACCATAAACATAAAGAACTTATGCCAGATGAAATTTATAAAATTTTCCATGATGTATATGTAAATGTAGAAGAACCATATAAATTAATTGATTTCTCTTTGTCAAAACAACAAGATGGTTCAATTAAAGGTCAAATTCATATTAGTGTTCATGGCGAAGAAAAAACTATTGAAGGCGAAGGAAATGGCCGTTTAGATGCTGTAAGCAATGCTTTACAAAAAGAATTTGGCATTAAATATACTAATTTGACATATAGTGAACATGCTATGGATATCGGTGCAACATCACGTGCGATGAGTTATATCGGTATTACTGCTGAAAATGGAGAAATCTCTTGGGGCGCAGGCATGGATACAGATATTATCACGTCTTCTGTAAAAGCTTTAATCAGTGCTATCAACCGTATGGAACATTAATATATTATTAGAGAAAATATCAATTTATGAAATTTAAATTTAGTGCAATATAATATAGAAGGTTTTTACAAATTTATTATATTGCACTAAATGTTTTTTTGTTTAATGGGGTTTATATTATTTTAGCTAGAGTAATATCTAAAAAAATGATATATAATAGAAGGAAACCTATTTAATAATTCAAGATAAGGTGGTTTAATAATGAGAAGTGATTTAGTAAAAAAAGGCCCAACTCGCTCTGCTCATCGTACATTATTCAGTGCTATGGGTTACAGTGCAGATGATTTGAAAAAACCTTTAGTAGGTATAGTTAATGCATTTAATGAAATAATTCCAGGTCATATTCATTTGCGTACAATCGCTGATGCAGCAAAACTCGGTGTAGCTGCTGCTGGTGGTACACCAATAGAATTTCCTGCAATCGGTGTTTGCGATGGTATCGCCATGGGTCATCCTGGCATGAAATTCTCTTTAGCTAGTCGTGAACTTATCGCTGACTCCATTGAAGCTATGGCAACTGCACATGCTTTTGATGGTCTTGTACTCATTCCAAACTGCGATAAAATCGTTCCTGGTATGCTCATGGCAGCCGCTCGTCTTAACATTCCATGTATCGTAGTAAGCGGTGGCCCTATGCTCGCTGGTAATTATAAAGGTAAAGTAGTTGACCTTAGTACTACATTTGAAGCTGCTGGTAAATATGTAGCTGGTAAAATGACAGAATGTGAATTACATGACTTAGAAGCTCATGCTTGCCCAGGTTGCGGTTCTTGTTCTGGTTTATTCACAGCAAACTCCATGAATTCCCTCACTGAAGTTTTAGGTATGGGTCTTCCTGGCAATGGTACAATTCCAGCTGCTTATATCGGTGCACGTGTAGCACTTGCTAAAAAAGCTGGTAATGTAATCATGGATTTAATCGCTAAAGATATAAAACCACGTGATATCTTAACAAAAGAAGCATTTGAAAATGCTATTACTGTAGATATGGGTATCGGTGGTTCTTCCAATACAGTTCTTCATTTAACTGCTATTGCACATGAAGCAGGCATTTCTCTTCCTGCACAATTATTTGATGAAATCAGTGCTAAAACTCCATACATCACTAAATTGAGCCCAGCAGGCACTCATCATATGCAAGATTTAAATGAAGCAGGCGGTATCAGTGCAGTAATGCATGAACTTAGCAAAAAAGGTCTCATTCATTTAGATGCAAAAACAGTAACTGGTACGATTGGTGATAGAATTAAAGATGCAGAAATTCTTCGTCCAGATGTAATCAGAACTGTAGATAATCCATATCGTAAAACTGGCGGTATTGCTATCTTAAAAGGTAATCTTTGCCCAGATAATGCTGTTGTTAAAGAAAGTGCTGTACAAGAAGATATGCTCGCATACAAAGGAACAGCAAAATGCTTTAACTCTGAAGAAGAAGCTATCGAAGCTATCACTGGTGGTAAAATTAAAGATGGCGATGTAGTTGTAATTCGCTATGAAGGACCAAAAGGTGGCCCTGGTATGCGTGAAATGCTCAATCCTACAGCTGTTATCGCTGGTATGGGCTTAAAAGTAGCACTCATCACAGATGGTCGTTTCTCTGGTGCAACTCGCGGTGCATGCATTGGACACGTTTCTCCAGAAGCTATGGCAGGTGGCCCAATCGCTTATGTTCAAGATGGTGATATCATCGATATCGACATTCCAGCACGTAAACTCAATGTACTTGTAAGTGATGAAGAAATGGCAAAACGCAAAGCTGCTTGGGTAAAACCAGAACCAAAAGTAAAAACAGGCTATTTATCTCGCTATGCTAAACTTACAACATCTGCAAACACAGGTGCAGTTTTGGAGTAATCAATATTGAATAGACAGAAGCGTATTGCGCTAATTAATGATATAACGGGTTTTGGTCGTTGCTCAATCACAGTGCAGTTGCCGTTGATATCAGCCATGAAAATACAAGCTTGTCCTCTTCCTACGGCAATATTATCAGCTCATACAGGTTTTCCTGTTTATTATATGGATGATTATACACGCCATATGGAAGAATATATGACGAATTGGGAACGACTCAATTTAGAATTTGATGGCATTGTAAGTGGATTTTTAAGTTCTAAGAAACAGATTGGTCTTGTACTAGAATTTGCTAAACGATTTAAACGAGAAAATACACTGTTTATTGTAGACCCTGTAATGGGTGATGGCGGTAGATTGTACTCTTCGTATGACGAAGCTTTATGTTTGGAAATGCGCAAATTGCTTTCTGTAGCTGATGTGATAACGCCTAATTTGACAGAGGTTTGTCAGCTTTTAGATTTGTCTTATCCAGATAAAATGCCTAGTCAAGAAGAACTTGATAAAATGGCAAAAGCTTTAAATGCTCAAGGGCCAAAACAGATAATCATAACTGGTTTAGTAGATGGAGATACTGTCTACAATTATATATACGAACAAGGAAAAAATTCGTATTTGCAAAAAAATAAACGTGTACCGGAAGAACATTCTGGTACAGGTGATGCTTTTGTAGCTATAGTAGCTGCTGCACTTGTCAAAGGTGAAAGCTTAATCAGTGCAGTACAAAAAGCAGCAGATTTTGTTGGTAAAGCAATGCTATATACAAATTCAATGCAAGTTCCTTGGAATTATGGTTTATGTTTTGAAGAGTATCTAACAGAATTAAAATAAAAATAAAAGCTATTGTACTAATAGTCTTAGTGCAATAGCTTTTTTGCTGAAAAAGGCAAATTTTGTAAAGTAATGAGTAGCTTTGTATGTTGAATTTTCAAGATTAAACGACTATAATTGCTTTATAATTATATTGAGACTAAGAAAAGAGGATATATATCTATGATTTTATACACTTTGCAGGATAATGGATATATTGATTTCAGTGAAAAGATAAAAATGTATCCTACAGAAAAATTTAATATGTACGTAAATATAACTAATAGATGTAATTGTAACTGTACATTTTGTTTGCGCCATTTAAAAGAAGACCATAAATTATGGCTTAAAGATGGTGAACCTTCAGTAGAAGAAATAAAACAAGCCTTTTTAAATGCTCCAATGGATAATGTAAAAGAAATTGTAATCTGTGGCTTTGGTGAACCTACTATTCGTCTTGATGATTTAATAAAAGTATTGAAATTCATTCGTGAAAAATATCCACAAATGAAAGTTCGCATGAATACGAATGGACTTAGTGATTTGGAATTTGGTAAAAGTACAGCTCCGATGTTTGAAGGCTTGCTCAATACGATTTCCATTAGTTTAAATGAATCGACAGCACAAAAATATTTAGATGTTACACGTAGTCGTTTTGGTATAAAATCATATAATGCTATGTTGGAATTTGCTAGCCAATGTAAAAAATACATTCCAAATGTCGTTGTGACAATAGTGGATATTATTGGCGAAGCAGAAATTGCAGCATGTAAAAAAGTTTGCGAGCAATATGGTTTAAATTTGCGCATTCGTAAATATGAAAAAAATTAAGCCAAGAAAGGACAACGTGGAGGCTGATTTATGATGGAGCATGGAATGACAAAATTATTATGGACTGAAATTGATTTAGATGTAATAGCTCAAAATATGCGTATTATTCGCGATTTAAGTAAATCAAAGGAAGTTGCAGCAGTAGTGAAAGCTGATGCTTATGGTCATGGTTCAGTGGCACTAGCAAAAACTTTACTTGAAAATGGTGCAACTCGTTTTGCTGTAGCACGCCTTGATGAAGCAATTGAACTCAGACATCACGGTATAACAGCTCCTATTTTTATTTTAGGTTATACTGACCCAGCACGTGCTAGTGAAGCTATTGCTTATAATGTAGATGTTTGTATGTATGATTATGAAGAAGCTAAAATCTTTTCTGCTGAAGCAGTAAAACAAAATAGTAAAGTAGCTTTTCATATAGCTATTGATACAGGTATGGAAAGAATTGGTTATAGACCAAATAGTGATAGCGTGGCAGAAATCGTGAAAATTAGTAAGTTGCCAAATGTAGTTTTAGAAGGGATTTTTACACATTTTTGTTTAGCTGATACTACAGATAAAACATTCACACATAAACAATATCAAAGATTTAAATGGGTTTGTGATGAATTGGCTAAACAGAATGTAAAAATAAATGTACATCATTGTGCTAATAGTGCAGCCATAATTGATTTACCGCAGTATCATTATGATATGGTGCGAGCAGGTGTAATATTGTATGGTATGGCACCATCTGATGAAGTGGATATCAAACATATAGGATTAAAACCAGCGATGAGTTTTAAATGTGAAGTGACTTTGGTAAAAACTGTCAATGCAGGTGAAGGAATAGGATATGGTCATAAATATATTGCAGATAGTAAAAGAACTATTGCCACTATCCCTGTGGGTTATGCTGATGGATATACGCGTCTTTTATCTGGCAAGGCAGAAGTTTTAATTCATGGAAAGAGAGCAAAAGTTGTCGGCAATATCTGTATGGACCAATGTATGGTCGATGTCACTGATATACCAGATGTAAAGGTGGGTGATGAGGTAGTGATATTTGGCACACAGGGCAATGAATGTATTTTGGCTGATGAATTAGCTGATAAACTCGGTACAATTAATTATGAAATTACTTGTATGATATCGCGCCGTGTACCAAGATTTTATTTAAAAGACCATGAAAGGGTATTTTATAAATCCTATTTAAGTGATTTAGCACTTAGTATGTACAATCTATAACTTTATTGATTAGTTTTTGGAAAGAGAGGGATTTATCTTGGGGACAGCTGCTTACATAGCCATAGCTATTTTTGTAGTGGCGTATATGCTTATTATTTCAGAAAAAATACATCGTACAGTCGTTGGTTTAACAGGTGCGATGTTGTTGATTTTATTGGGAATTTTAAGCCAAGAACAAGCGATAAGTCATATTGATTTTAATACAATAGGGCTTTTAATTGGTATGATGATAATTGTTAATATCACAAGTGAAACAGGTTTATTTAATTATTTGGCGATTTGGTCAGCTAAAAAAGTAAAGGCAAATCCTGTAAAGTTACTGATTGTATTAGCTGCATTAACAGCAGTTTGCTCAGCTTTCTTAGATAATGTAACAACAGTTTTACTTACTGTTCCTGTAACATTTGGTATTACAGCAAAGCTCAAAGTTCCAGTTAAACCGTTTTTAATCGCACAGATAATGTCATCTAATATTGGAGGTACAGCGACTTTAATCGGTGACCCACCTAATATCATGATAGGTAGTGCTGTGCCAGAATTGGATTTCATGGCATTTTTAACAAATTTAGGTGATATCTGTATTGTAATCTTCGTTGTGACAGTAGCTATTTTAGTAGGTATATATCACAAACAGCTTAAAACTAAACCTGAACTTCAAAAAGAAGTAATGAATATGAATGAAAAGAAGGAATTAAAAGATACAACACTTTTGAAAAAATGCTTGTTTGTATTGGCAATTACTATTATCACATTCGTATTACATTCTCAACTCGGTTTAGAATCTGCAACAGTAGCTTTAAGTGGTGCAGCTTTATTGATGCTCATAAGTATCAGCACTCGTGAAACTGCAATTGTTAGCATTTTAAGCAGATTGGAATGGCTCGCTATTTTCTTCTTTGTAGGTTTGTTCATTCTCGTTGGCGGTCTTGTTGAAACAGGTGTAATCAAAGCTATGGCAGCAGAAGCAATGAAAATCACTGAAGGAAACGTAACTACTACTACTATGCTCATCTTATGGCTCAGTGCAATAGCTTCCGCATTCATTGATAACATTCCATTTGTAGCAACTTTAATTCCAATGATAAAAGAAATGGGCGCTATGGGTATAACAAATCTCGAACCACTTTGGTGGGCATTATCACTCGGTGCTTGCTTAGGTGGCAATGGTACATTGATTGGCGCTAGTGCGAACGTCGTTGTTGCTGGTATGGCTAGTGCAAATGGCGTTAAATTGACATTCGTGGATTATTTAAAAATAGCATTTCCACTAATGATATTATCTATAATCATTTCCAGTGCGTATATTTACGTTAGATATTTATAATTTTAAATATAGTAAAAGGCTAGATGAATTTTCATCTAGCCTTTTTTGTGTTCATTGAGCATATATATTATTCTGGAGAGGTTTGAGAAAGTTTATTATTCATTTCTGTTTTGAAGATGTTGAAAATTTCTTGTAAACGTTCAACAGAAATACCTGTTCCATCAGAGAATTGTTTTAATCTTTCATCATCCGTCATATTTCTGTATTGGTTCATGAGTTCGTCGCGTTGTGCTTTGTCCATTTGTTTGAATTTGTCATGACCGGATTGAATGAAATCGCCTATGCTATCGACTTCTTGTTGAGAAATTTTACCTTCTTGGATTAATTTATTAGTGAAATCTCTGAGTCTTTGGTCTAAATTATCTTTTGGTGGTTTAACTTTGTTTGGATGTTTAGGAGGCATCGGACGTAAGATTTCTTTTAATGTGGAAACAGGGATTGTTGTGCTTTCGGAAAGACTTGCAAAATTAGCGTGTAAAGATAAATCATCGCGATTTTCACGGCGATATTGTGCAGCTTCTGGTTTTTCTAATTTACGTATTTCATCGAGAGCTTTTTGCT
The window above is part of the Megamonas hypermegale genome. Proteins encoded here:
- a CDS encoding AraC family transcriptional regulator; translation: MEFRGTYDFFNNTTTLSRALTLYYGGWEICKSLHSFGPAIRQHYLLHYVTKGKGKLWINDAQNTCYEIGENTIFLIRPGVITTYTADKDEPWEYCWICIDGYDVPDILRDCGFSENNLLFFDKSDGKVRNALLKFVFSCRRNKHNKYTMLSLLYNFFAHMKKELKKENVKSIYVEKAIDYIFENYNKNITIADISNYLNIDRTYLYRLFKKECGISPQKYLLNFRLRVAVNKLECTQLSIMEIAELCGFNDVSSFCHQFKKAYNDTPLNYRKYPRPDLSI
- the leuB gene encoding 3-isopropylmalate dehydrogenase produces the protein MSRKIVVIPGDGIGSEITDSAVAVLKKVSEKYNLDLEFETHPAGGTAYDLCGTPLPDETLNAAKAADAVLFGAVGGPKWDNVDPALRPEKAVLGLRKGLGLYANLRPVKVADALVEYSPLKEDIVKGTDILIVRELIGGIYFGDKCESEIHNGAERAWDLENYSVPEVERIVKFAMEAAKKRRNKVTSVDKSNVLATSRLWRRTTAKVAENYPEVALDNLYVDNCAMQLAINPSQFDVIVTGNLFGDILSDEAAVLSGSIGMLPSASIGFSTSLYEPIHGSAPDIAGKGIANPVATILSAAMLLRYSLNEDKAADDIEQAVDKALAQGYRTLDLYKEGFKKADTKTMTEAILNNID
- a CDS encoding 3-isopropylmalate dehydratase small subunit, producing MAEKLEGKVWRYGDNIDTDVIIPARYLNSFDPKELASHCMVDIDETFATNVQAGDIMVGGKNFGCGSSREHAPVAIKASGITVVIAASFARIFYRNSINTGLPLLEIGDDVEKIHANDKLRVDISTGTIENLTTGDTFHAVPLPGFVQEIAKAGGLINYIKQKG
- the leuC gene encoding 3-isopropylmalate dehydratase large subunit; the encoded protein is MGMTMTEKILAKHAGVSQVTPGQLITCDLDMVLANDVTAPPAIKEFEKIGKPVFDNTKIALVPDHFTPNKDIKSAGLSKIVRDFAHKNNIVNYFEVGRVGIEHVILPEKGIVAPGMLTIGADSHTCTYGALGGFSTGVGSTDLGVALATGQAWFKVPESIKVNITGKKPANICGKDVMLTLIGMIGVDGALYKSLEFAGDGISELSMTDRLTIANMAIEAGAKNGIFPVDEKTLEYIKDRVTKPYEVVSADPDAKYCQTVEINLSELKPVVAFPHLPENTHTVESIKEPITIDQVVIGSCTNGRLEDLAIAASILKGHKVHPHVRCIIIPGSQQVYLDAIHAGYIDTFIEAGAAVSTPTCGPCLGAHMGIMTAGERCVSTTNRNFRGRMGHVDSEVYLAGPFVAAASAILGKIATPEEVK
- a CDS encoding 2-isopropylmalate synthase, whose protein sequence is MMNVNKYTKGYFMPPVVDMNWAKKEYPDKAPIWCSVDLRDGNQALIIPMSLDEKIEFYKHLVAIGFKEIEVGFPAASETEYEFLRTLVEKDLIPDDVTVQVLTQAREHIIKRTFEALDGVKNAIVHVYNSTSVAQRQQVFKKSKEDIKKIAIDGAIMLKELTEQAGAKYRFEYSPESFTGTEPEYALDVCNGVLDIWKPQADRKAIINLPATVQMSMPHVYASQVAYISQNLKYRDNVILSLHPHNDRGTGVADSEMGILAGADRIEGTLFGNGERTGNADIVTIAMNMFALGVDPKLDFSHMTDLIEMYERVTRMHVYERQPYSGKLVFAAFSGSHQDAIAKGMKWREEHKEPHWTVPYLLIDPEDVGRHYDADVIRINSQSGKGGVAYVMEQSYGLDIPKKMREDFSYRVKDVSDHKHKELMPDEIYKIFHDVYVNVEEPYKLIDFSLSKQQDGSIKGQIHISVHGEEKTIEGEGNGRLDAVSNALQKEFGIKYTNLTYSEHAMDIGATSRAMSYIGITAENGEISWGAGMDTDIITSSVKALISAINRMEH
- the ilvD gene encoding dihydroxy-acid dehydratase, with product MRSDLVKKGPTRSAHRTLFSAMGYSADDLKKPLVGIVNAFNEIIPGHIHLRTIADAAKLGVAAAGGTPIEFPAIGVCDGIAMGHPGMKFSLASRELIADSIEAMATAHAFDGLVLIPNCDKIVPGMLMAAARLNIPCIVVSGGPMLAGNYKGKVVDLSTTFEAAGKYVAGKMTECELHDLEAHACPGCGSCSGLFTANSMNSLTEVLGMGLPGNGTIPAAYIGARVALAKKAGNVIMDLIAKDIKPRDILTKEAFENAITVDMGIGGSSNTVLHLTAIAHEAGISLPAQLFDEISAKTPYITKLSPAGTHHMQDLNEAGGISAVMHELSKKGLIHLDAKTVTGTIGDRIKDAEILRPDVIRTVDNPYRKTGGIAILKGNLCPDNAVVKESAVQEDMLAYKGTAKCFNSEEEAIEAITGGKIKDGDVVVIRYEGPKGGPGMREMLNPTAVIAGMGLKVALITDGRFSGATRGACIGHVSPEAMAGGPIAYVQDGDIIDIDIPARKLNVLVSDEEMAKRKAAWVKPEPKVKTGYLSRYAKLTTSANTGAVLE